Proteins found in one Silene latifolia isolate original U9 population unplaced genomic scaffold, ASM4854445v1 scaffold_20.1, whole genome shotgun sequence genomic segment:
- the LOC141638350 gene encoding large ribosomal subunit protein mL102 (rPPR5)-like — protein MSLISRLSSHPLKPRVYPGFYNRSTINLIKHFCSSANSIDDDPSTDSISRNEQIPENKSEQQQQQRHTTRGGRRRNPEKVEDIICRMMANRAWTTRLQNSIRNLVPNFDEFLVLDVLDKARNAEHALQFFRWVERSSLFKHTRDTHMKIIEILGRASKLNHARCILMDMPAKGVPWDEDMFVVLIDSYGNNGIVQESVKIFQEMAELGVKRSVDSYDALFKVILRRGRYMMAKRYYNKMIEAGIVPTKHTFNVLLWGFFLCKKEETANRFYEDMKSRGIMPDVVTYNTLINGFHRLNKIEEAEKLFVEMKGKNIAPTVISYTTMIKGYVSSGKVEEAFKMFEEMKGFGINPNAVTYTTLLPGLCDAMKMSEAQMVLKEMVERHTSPKDNSIFIKLLDCQCKLGNLDAAYDVLKAMIRLSIPTEAGHYGILIENFCKTEAYDRAVKLLDKLMEKEIILRPQSTLDMEPPSYNAIIEYLCNNGKTEKAETLLRQLMKKGVQDPIAFNNLIRGHSKEGNPEAAFDIQKIMIKRGVLSEADSYRLLVSSFLEKGEPADAKMVLDSMIEYGHYPDSALFRMVMEGLFKDERVQTASRVMKTMLEKGVKDNMDLAANILEALFMRGHVEEALGRIDLLMQSGCGVDVDHLLSVLSQKGKTIAALKLLDFSLERDFTLDFSSYDKVLDSLLAAGKTLNAYSILCKISSKGGSTEQKKNIESLIKTLNEEGNTKQADILGRLMTGEKVISPRKGKKQPKQELVV, from the coding sequence ATGTCCCTCATTTCTCGTCTAAGTTCGCATCCCTTGAAACCTAGGGTTTATCCTGGGTTTTACAATCGATCAACTATCAATCTAATCAAACACTTCTGTTCTTCTGCAAACTCCATTGATGATGACCCTTCTACTGATTCTATCTCCAGAAACGAACAAATCCCAGAAAACAAAtctgaacaacaacaacaacagaggCATACTACACGAGGAGGTAGGCGTCGTAACCCTGAAAAGGTAGAGGATATTATTTGTAGAATGATGGCAAATAGAGCATGGACTACTCGTTTACAGAATTCTATACGTAATTTAGTGCCTAATTTTGATGAATTTCTTGTTTTGGATGTTTTGGATAAGGCCCGAAACGCCGAGCATGCGTTACAGTTCTTTAGGTGGGTTGAGAGGTCTAGTTTATTTAAGCATACTAGAGACACCCATATGAAGATTATTGAGATATTAGGCCGCGCTTCGAAACTTAATCATGCTAGGTGCATTTTGATGGATATGCCTGCTAAAGGTGTCCCCTGGGATGAGGATATGTTTGTTGTTTTGATTGATAGTTATGGTAACAATGGTATTGTTCAGGAATCTGTTAAGATTTTTCAGGAAATGGCCGAGTTGGGTGTTAAGAGAAGTGTTGATTCTTATGATGCTTTGTTTAAGGTGATTTTACGTCGTGGGAGGTATATGATGGCCAAGAGGTATTATAATAAGATGATTGAGGCTGGGATTGTTCCTACTAAGCATACGTTTAATGTGCTTTTGTGGGGTTTCTTTCTTTGTAAGAAGGAGGAGACTGCTAATAGGTTTTATGAGGATATGAAGAGTCGAGGGATTATGCCTGATGTCGTTACTTATAATACGTTGATTAATGGGTTTCATCGTTTGAACAAGATTGAAGAAGCTGAGAAGTTGTTTGTGGAGATGAAGGGTAAAAACATTGCTCCTACTGTTATTAGTTATACGACTATGATTAAGGGCTATGTTTCATCGGGGAAGGTAGAGGAGGCGTTTAAGATGTTTGAAGAGATGAAGGGTTTTGGTATTAATCCTAATGCTGTCACATACACGACACTGTTACCTGGTCTTTGTGATGCTATGAAGATGTCTGAGGCTCAGATGGTCTTGAAGGAGATGGTGGAGAGACATACTTCTCCAAAGGACAACTCCATTTTCATCAAACTGTTGGATTGCCAATGCAAGTTAGGTAACTTAGATGCAGCGTACGATGTGTTAAAGGCAATGATAAGGTTGAGTATTCCGACTGAAGCTGGACATTATGGGATATTGATTGAAAACTTTTGCAAGACTGAGGCCTATGATCGGGCTGTCAAGTTGTTGGATAAATTGATGGAAAAAGAAATAATATTGAGGCCGCAAAGTACCCTAGATATGGAACCCCCTTCGTATAATGCCATCATTGAATATCTGTGTAATAATGGGAAGACTGAAAAGGCTGAAACTCTTTTGCGACAGCTAATGAAAAAAGGTGTCCAGGATCCGATTGCATTTAACAATCTAATTCGCGGGCATTCAAAGGAAGGGAACCCAGAAGCAGCCTTTGACATACAGAAGATAATGATCAAAAGAGGGGTATTATCTGAAGCAGATTCTTACAGACTACTTGTCAGTAGTTTCCTGGAGAAAGGTGAACCTGCTGATGCCAAAATGGTGCTAGATAGCATGATTGAGTATGGTCACTATCCCGATTCAGCTTTGTTTAGAATGGTCATGGAGGGTCTCTTTAAAGATGAACGGGTTCAGACAGCTAGTCGGGTGATGAAGACTATGTTGGAGAAGGGAGTAAAGGATAACATGGACTTGGCAGCAAACATTCTGGAAGCACTATTCATGAGAGGTCATGTTGAAGAGGCGCTTGGAAGAATCGATTTACTAATGCAAAGTGGATGTGGTGTGGACGTTGACCATCTTTTATCAGTTTTGAGTCAAAAAGGGAAGACCATAGCTGCTCTTAAACTTTTGGACTTTTCTTTGGAGAGGGATTTCACCTTGGACTTCTCGAGCTACGACAAGGTGTTGGATTCTCTGTTAGCTGCTGGAAAGACACTCAATGCTTACTCCATTTTGTGCAAAATCTCGAGTAAAGGAGGTTCTACTGAGCAGAAGAAGAACATTGAGAGTCTAATCAAGACCCTCAATGAAGAGGGGAACACTAAACAAGCTGATATCCTGGGGAGGTTGATGACGGGCGAAAAAGTGATCAGCCCCAGAAAAGGGAAGAAGCAACccaagcaagagcttgtagtgtaG
- the LOC141638306 gene encoding uncharacterized protein LOC141638306 produces MINLWSSKEPIIGKLHDAKEKTFTFKFQNEKDMSKRLDGQPWHFDKFIWCFSKPNMEGKMTDVLLHLVPLWARVYDLPLRGRTNVENARRLGAQLGTFISLDEAPHPEMERAIRLRIVHDVRKPLKSKVNIRLSSCKIEEFKVKYERLPTFCYGCGILGHGEKDCDEGPYEEGELRYDASLRASPWKVLKTIVEMKGEKAKSLSAVFEA; encoded by the coding sequence ATGATCAATCTATGGTCGTCGAAGGAACCGATAATTGGGAAATTACACGACGCAAAGGAGAAAACATTTACATTCAAATTCCAGAACGAGAAGGATATGTCGAAGAGACTAGATGGTCAACCATGGCACTTCGACAAGTTTATATGGTGTTTCAGCAAGCCGAATATGGAGGGAAAAATGACGGATGTTCTGCTACATCTCGTACCACTTTGGGCAAGAGTCTATGACTTGCCTCTCCGAGGTCGTACAAATGTGGAGAATGCTAGAAGATTGGGAGCACAATTGGGAACATTTATCAGTTTGGATGAGGCACCACATCCGGAGATGGAACGAGCCATCAGGTTGAGGATTGTGCACGATGTCAGAAAACCGCTGAAATCAAAGGTAAATATCCGTCTCAGTTCATGTAAAATAGAGGAATTTAAGGTTAAATATGAAAGATTACCTACCTTTTGTTATGGGTGTGGGATTCTCGGACATGGAGAGAAGGATTGTGACGAGGGACCGTATGAAGAAGGTGAGTTGCGATATGATGCGTCTCTTAGAGCGTCACCATGGAAAGTTTTGAAGACAATAGTTGAGATGAAAGGGGAAAAGGCGAAATCCTTGTCGGCTGTGTTTGAGGCATAA
- the LOC141638307 gene encoding uncharacterized protein LOC141638307 encodes MIAKLQSVTIKPKASHTGMGVVTSIRRETRAEDNTGVDKSRNVQEEIVGSWRVAEGERKDQEEHVEHMTVEGIEEAGLLMNVVEACQEENRGRTRSHRLTGHEGRGDESAEDSQTGGGRIFRFEQMCVGEDGCEEAIKKAWDINDGNLMSTISCCAKELQEWNGINIGKILRDIKAKRRRLARLNEGGRSTRLINERNTLVKKIAKLLKQEEIYWKQRSRALWLKEGDRNTKYFHKKAGQRKEKNHIAKLIDDDGRESIGTETVGRAARKYFMALFKSDRPQFEDSVLDVVADRVTESMNEGLQAEYKAEEVFIALKQMHPLKAPGPDVYKLVSKVLANRLKVFLGEIVSENQSAFTPGRLITDNILVAFEIFHHMKNTRTGDEHLALKLDMTKAYDRIEWVFLERVLRRMGFDKGWTDNLMKCVSTVMFTIWVNGKITEDFKPSRGLRQGDPLSPYLFILCAEVLSGLVRKAMEDGAIRGVRIAAGAPMVTHLLFADDSILFVRAKEREVQKVKNILTCYEKASGQLVNYNKTTVSFSRGTRDEKRDQIADWLGVRVVEEQDKYLGLPTIVGHSKQIIARVIRDKLSRKLQGWRGMLLSKAGREILIK; translated from the exons ATGATTGCTAAGTTGCAGAGTGTTACTATAAAACCAAAAGCAAGTCATACAGGTATGGGGGTAGTGACATCTATCAGGCGAGAAACACGGGCAGAGGACAACACAGGGGTAGACAAGAGCAGGAACGTGCAGGAGGAAATCGTGGGGAGCTGGAGAGTGGCGGAGGGGGAAAGAAAGGATCAAGAGGAGCATGTTGAGCATATGACTGTGGAAGGGATAGAGGAGGCGGGGTTGTTGATGAATGTAGTTGAGGCGTGTCAAGAGGAGAACAGGGGGAGGACGAGGAGTCACAGACTCACAGGGCACGAAGGGAGAGGGGATGAAAGTGC GGAGGATAGCCAGACGGGGGGTGGTAGGATTTTCCGGTTTGAGCAGATGTGTGTGGGAGAAGACGGTTGTGAGGAAGCTATTAAGAAAGCGTGGGATATAAATGATGGGAACTTAATGAGTACAATTTCATGTTGTGCCAAGGAGTTGCAAGAATGGAATGGGATTAATATTGGCAAAATTTTGCGAGACATTAAGGCTAAAAGACGAAGATTGGCTCGGCTTAACGAAGGAGGGCGATCGACGAGACTGATTAATGAGCGTAACACATTGGTTAAAAAAATAGCCAAATTGCTCAAACAGGAGGAGATATATTGGAAGCAGCGATCGAGAGCACTGTGGCTTAAGGAGGGTGATCGAAATACGAAATACTTTCACAAAAAAGCGGGCCAAAGGAAAGAAAAGAACCATATTGCAAAGCTTATCGATGATGATGGACGTGAGAGTATCGGTACAGAAACCGTAGGCAGGGCAGCGAGGAAGTATTTTATGGCATTGTTTAAGTCTGATAGACCTCAGTTTGAGGACTCGGTGCTCGATGTGGTGGCTGACCGTGTCACTGAGTCGATGAACGAAGGTTTACAAGCCGAGTATAAAGCAGAAGAAGTGTTCATTGCGCTCAAGCAAATGCATCCCTTAAAGGCCCCCGGACCCGACG TGTATAAACTTGTCTCGAAAGTACTAGCGAACAGATTGAAAGTGTTTTTGGGCGAGATTGTTTCTGAAAACCAATCCGCCTTTACTCCTGGCCGGTTGATCACAGATAATATCCTAGTTGCCTTCGAGATTTTTCATCACATGAAGAACACGAGGACAGGGGACGAACATTTGGCCCTTAAACTCGACATGACAAAGGCTTATGACCGAATAGAATGGGTGTTTCTTGAGAGAGTTTTGAGGCGGATGGGATTCGATAAAGGGTGGACTGATAATTTAATGAAATGTGTTTCTACGGTAATGTTCACCATTTGGGTTAATGGGAAAATAACGGAAGATTTCAAGCCGAGTAGGGGACTTCGACAAGGCGATCCTCTATCTCCGTATCTCTTTATTTTATGCGCTGAAGTTCTCTCGGGTTTGGTGAGGAAAGCGATGGAGGATGGTGCTATTCGAGGGGTACGTATTGCAGCGGGAGCGCCTATGGTCACACACCTTCTATTTGCTGATGATAGTATTTTGTTTGTTCGAGCTAAGGAACGGGAGGTGCAGAAGGTAAAAAACATTCTTACTTGCTATGAAAAAGCTTCGGGGCAATTGGTGAATTATAATAAAACTACTGTGTCCTTCAGTCGGGGTACACGAGATGAAAAGAGGGATCAAATTGCTGATTGGCTAGGCGTACGGGTGGTAGAGGAGCAGGATAAATATCTAGGATTACCGACTATTGTGGGGCATTCGAAGCAGATTATTGCCCGTGTTATTAGGGACAAATTGAGTAGGAAATTGCAAGGGTGGAGAGGTATGCTTTTGTCGAAGGCAGGGAGGGAAATTCTGATAaagtga